The stretch of DNA CGGTACGGTACCGGTTCCATACGGTTCGAAATCGTTCCCAGGCTTCGTACCTCGGAAGTCTGCGCACGCAGTTTTTCTAGATCGTCAAGGAACACTTTGGGTTGCTACCGAGGACACCCTGGTTTTTCTTCCGTCAGGCGCGAGGCGATTTCATCTGACGGGTATCGCGGTTGGCCAGATACTTCAAATCGCACAAGCAGCAAACGGGAAATTGTGGATCGCTAAAACGACGAGATCCGTCCGGACCATCCCTCTATCCGATCAGCAGCGGCCTGCTGACGAAACCGAAATCAAGGTCGGTTCCGCGGAAATTCTTTTTGATAGAGATGGCGCCCTGTGGATCACCACCATAGGCGACGGGCTTCGTCGTTCTCCGACTCCCGAGCTGCTGACGGGTCGGATCAAAGAATTCAGCACCGAGGTCGAGTCGTTCACCGCCAAGGATGGATTTGCGCCGATGTTGCCGCGCCATTCTTCAAGGTCGCGAAGGAAATATCTGGGTTGGAACCAACTACGGTGTGGATCGCTTTCCGCAAAACGAACTTGGTACCGGTCACTCTCCCCTTCAAGCCTTGGAATGCTGTTTTGGCTCCCGGAAATGACGGAGACATCTGGGTAGAAGACCTGGAATCCATGGTCCTGATTCACGGGGGATGCACGCATGGTGGTCAGCCGATGCACTGCAATGCCATATCGTGCAAACTTACAGTCTTGTTATAGTCGGTGTTGGCATCCCGTCCCAAATGAATTGGTACGTTGGCCCCTTGCGCACATTCGTAATGAGAGCCGGGCGGAAACAGCAGACGCAGATTCCCTTGGGTCGACGTACGCTCGCATACAAGATCCCATGGGATCCAGACTCCAGTAACTCGAGTGCCAGCGTTTGCGATGCGACGTAACTGTTCGGATCGAGACAGTCCTGTTTCTCAGAAGCACTCCTCAGATCGTGGAAATCGGAATTGAAGTCGGCCAGGTAGTCATCGTAGGTCACGTTGTCGACGAACCGGCTAATTTCTGCGAGAGCCACACTCTTATGAAAAGCCACCTCAGCCTGAGAAGTGCGGACGTCAAAGGCAGCGTACCAGGCACCACGATCCGGGCCATTGAACCTGCTACCTTCGGGTCGTGCATGGGTGTAGGCCGCGTTAACAACACTTGCGTATGGTACCTCGGCAACAAGCTCTTGGGCGCTGATGCCAGGAAGCAGCTGGTGCTCTGCCAGCAACCGGTCGTTCGTGGCATTGTCAAAATCGAAAATGTGAGCCAAGTGATCTCCGTTATTCGCAATGAGGGCGAGTACACTGTCTTCTCTTGGGCTGTACTTCGATTGGATAAGACGATGGGTGTTGTGGCGCCGAACACGCGTAAGAGGTAATGACATCGAGGCTCATCTCATTGTGCAGAGTAGGGGTAAGCGAAAAACCAACTCACAAACCACCCCGACGGGCATCGAGCAGGCGCCGCACAATCTGCATGGCGGGCACCCCACCTCTAGTCATGTATTCCAAAGGCGTGCGGCCTCCGAAAATCCGATTAGAATTTGGAAGCTTAACCCACTCGTCCGCAAGCTGCTCGCTGTGAAGGATGTGGAGAGCCTTAAAGATTCCGATCACGTAAGAGATGCGGAACATCTGATCAGCATCCAGAACCTTGCTCTCGGGATGCTTCTTCATCTCGAAATAAGAACCGTTCGCAACTCCGCCCAAGAGCTCGCGAACATCCTCCGCTCGCAGCTTCCATCGGTCCGCGATGTTGAAAAGCGCCTTCAGCCCCGAAGCGCTGAGCCTCTCGCGCTGCTCTCTAGAGCTCAAGTCGACTAATTCCGGAGGTGAGTACCGGGTGACGGGGTACGCTAGAGTGGCCATCGTCAACAACCTCGCACTACTTTTCTGGATTATTTATACTCCATTTCTGGAGAGGAGTCCAGCTTAATACCTAGGTCGCAGGCGAGTTGGCATCAGGGCGTGCTCGCTCGCATCCCAGGCGGTCAGGATGGAACCAGCGCTGCCAATTTGACGTCGACGACGCGTGACGCCCTAACGAAGAGCTTCTGACCTAACGCCCAGCGGCGGAAAACTTGGGTCCAACTTGGGTCCAATTGCTGCCGAATACCGTGTATTTGGGACTACTTAGACGCACTACCAGCCCAAAAGAATCAACAGCTTAGTACATCGGTTGTTATTTCGGGACCAGGGGGTCGGAGGTTCGAATCCCCTCTCCCCGACCAAGCATTTTATAATCAATAACTTACAAGGATTTCCTGCACGACATTGCTCACTTCTAAGCAAGGGCTGATCAATCTCTCATTCCTTTAGAGTCAATAGGTTACGGGCGAAGATGACTCCCTGGGCAATATCTAGGGGCTCATACGGTATTCTTCCATCCCACAAGCTCTTAAGTCATCTCTTATGAGACTCTTAAAGGCGAAGTTGGCGAAGTCGAAGACGTTTGGATTGCATTCTAATTGGACCCAACTTTTTCTCATGGCTAACTTATTGAAAAGCTTGGAATTACAGCGACACTCTAAAGACCGCGTCAGTTGCGGAATCAGCATAGGTGGATTTACCCTCCAGATGCAGATGTACGTTTTATGTTTCGTAGTTGCTCATGTGGTCTACTTTCTCGACGGTATTGGGGGTTATCCAAACAAAGCCGATGGGCCACTCGCCCACCAAGATCGTGTCCAGCTACCAGGAGGCGCTCGTGTCCGAGTTGTCGCGTAACTTGAACCTGATCAAGAGCCATGGCATGAAAGGAATAGCTGCCGTGGTCGTCGCTGTATCCAGGCTGTAAGCGTTGGCCAAGCTGTTCGATGTCTTTCAGATTGCCGCCTAAGCATCACCAAAGCAAAGATGAACTGTGCATCAGCAAGTTAATGCAACAGTGCCCCACAAACGTGTCGGGCCGCCGCAATGCCAAACATACAATCCACATACGTATTCCTCTATCCCGCCAATTCCCTTTCCGTTCCGCGTCGACGCGCGTCTCTACCGGTTGATCTACTCCCGGATGTACTCAGAGCAGTTCCTCAGCTTGACGCCGCGCGCCTGGTCCAGAACCTTTAAAGGACTGGCCGCGGCTCTGGTCCTTCGCATTCGGCGTGGAACCTTACGGAATGCGGTGGAACTGAAGAATGGAGGGAAAGCGGCTGCCGTATCTGCCCATTGCGCAGGGCTTGGAAGCAACAGAGAGAGCCGGCTCGCCGGCTCTCTCTGTTTGAGACCCCGGTTACGCTAGCTGCGCGTCGCCGTGATTGTCGCAGTGATTTCCGTGCAGATGATGTAAATGGCCGGCGACGAGATAATCGACATGATCGCCATGAGAAACCGCCTCGTGCCCGCAGCCAGGCCCGTGCTTGTGACCATCTTCATGACCTTCGCAGGTGTGATTGGGAGTACAGGCTTCGGGGTTCGAGACAGAGACTTCGATTGAGTGCTCGTCGAGATGTTTCTCGTGGAGCGAGTGTAGGTGCCCATCGTGGAGGGAATCAGTGTGGCGATTGTGCGTCACTGCCGTGTGACCGACATTCGAACCATCCTGATACGAATGCTGCTCGTGGATTGCGTGTGTCTCTGTCATTACATCTCTCCTTCGAATTGTTGGAGGAGCCGCTGACGCTCTCGGACCCAGCCGTGCAATGTCTGATTGCTGATGTGCACGAATTCGCTGTGCTCCTCTCAGTTATGGTTCACCAATAGAGTGGTGCAGACCGTGCGATTTATTCCCGCTCCTGCATTTTTCCCAGTACCGACACAGCCACGAATGCGGCAATTTGGATCTGAGTACTTACACTGAGGGGCCGCGCGTTGGCGGAATAGGCATTGGTGTAACGGCACAGGTTCGACTTTTAGCGGCGAAACGATCTAGGCAACCAAGGCATTCATTTGCGGGCTATCAAGGGGCAGCGGCTTACCAGCTTCGCTGCGAGAGAAGCATTCCCGAATCCTGTTCTGGAGGGAGATAGCGTGTCCTGCTCTCTTGTTGAACATGGGGAATAACCTCGCCATATCAATCATGGGCGCTGCGTATGCCGCTGTGCCGCTCTGAAAATGACACTCGTTGCAGAACAATTTGTTTCGCACGTATTCCTGAGTGTGTTTTGGCGTTTCATCTAAGATGACTTTTCCCTGATGAATCAGCGTTGCTTGTTACAGCGCCGCCGCATCTTCCGGTCTCCTTGCTGATGTGGTTTGCGCTCTTTGGCTGCCGGAGCAACCAGAAGCCAGCGCAAAAAGCAGTGCGGCCGCAAAAGCAATTACCGCTGTTGCTGCAGTGCACCATGTCGAGCGCATAGCAGCCCTCCTAATGGGACAATGCCGGTAGTGAGCGGAACCCATATTGGTGATAGACATCCTGCGCTTCCGGGCTCTTCAGAAAGGCCAGCCACTGCGCAGCGGCCATGGGGTGTGGAGCATTGTTCATGACGCCGCCAGCGTCAATTGCCGTAACATTCTGATTTTCCGGAATTTCGACACCCTGAATCGGATTTCCGATCCTCATCTGAAAGCGAACCTCAGAGGCCCAGGTCACACCCGCATCTACTTGCTTGCTCATGATGCGCATGGGAGTCTGCCGGTGATGGATTTCGGTCAGAATCGTCTGGCCGTTCTTGACCTTGTTCTGATAGACCGCCTGATACAGTTTTTCGCCTCCGACCTTGCGCAGCGAAGCGACAATCTGGTTTGTTACGCCTTCCCACTTTGGATTCGGCATGGAGAGACGGATATCGGGCCGCACCAGATCTTTTAGTGACTCGATGTGTTTAGGATTTCCAGCCGGAACCATGATCTCCAGATCATTGGTCGCGTATTCCACGACGCCGCTCAGTTTGCCGTTAAGCTCCATCTGGCGGACGGCGCGTACTCCGGCTTCATATACGTCGGGCTTCACCTGAATGGTGAGATTGTCCAGTGTGAGTGTGTCATCGGCAGCGATCTGCCGGCGCAGGATTCCGGGAGGCAGCGTCTCGTAGTAAATATGTCCCATCAGTTCTGGGTGCTGCCGCTCAAAAGCCGCAACCAGTTGAGGAAGCACAAAGAGCTGATTGCCTCCGATGAACATGAGCAGCCTCGTATTGCATGGATTGCCGTGCAGATCGGGCACATTGTCCACATCGGAAACATGGAAGACGTAACCTTTTTGCGTTGCTGGGTCGTTAGCTCCTTTGCTCCACGGAGGAGGCGCCTGCGCAAAAACGAGTGGCGCGCCGTGATTGCTAGAAAGATAGAAACAAACTGTGAGAATACTTTCATTGCAAATGCCTTTCCTGAGGACTACACGGTGACGTATGTGTAAGCACCTTCCTTCTGCAAAAAGGCAATCGCTGCAACCATGGAAGCGGCGACCATGACTCCGGGAATACTGGCGATGAATGTCAGGATTGCTGTCCGCAGCATCTTGCTCACTCTCAGATCGGAGACAGGCGACACCGGGGAGCTGCAGGTCGAGGGAACGCATGCGCTCCAGAGTATTGCCCCTCGCGAAGAAGCAGATAGGCCCGGCCCAAGCGCGATTTGACAGCCGATTCGGAGATGTCCATCTTCGCGGCAATCTGCTTGCCCGAGTATCCGTCCCGAATGCGCAGTTCGAGCACGGAACGAAGTAATGACGGCAACTGAGCGATGGCCTTTGCCAGAAGCTCCTCCTGCTGCGCCTGAATCAGTCGCCGCTCCGCGTCTAGCGCGCCATCCTGCAGAACAGAACTCAGCGCCAGCCCAGATTCTTCTCCGGCTTCGTCGATAGAGACCATTGTGCCCCTGCTTTTGCGCAACCGCGACAAAGCAGCATTGACTGCGACTCTTGTCATCCAGGTGGAAAGGCTGGATCGCCCCTGAAAATTTTTCAGGTGAGTAAACACACTCAGAAACGTCTCCTGGAGTGCATCCTCCGCATCACATCGGTCCTGCAAAAGCCGGCGGATGCTTCCCATCAGTCTGCTCGAATAGCGTCGGCATAGCTCATCAAAAGCATCGTGCCTTCCAGCCCTTGCCTCTGAAACCAGAACCGCCTCACAGATGGATTCGTTAACGATGACGTCTGTGGTGCTCATAACCTTCTCCTTCCCGATAGCAGCACCGGCACACCGCCGGCATTTTGTCTCTTTCACGTTCAGGAAACCCTGGAGAGCGCGATTTCAGGCTCAATAACCGCAATCCCCGATTTCACCTGGATAGAGATAAAGTCACGGTTCACGGCTTCACGTTTTCCCTTCACTCCAGAGTTCGGTGGGCGACTTGCGCGAATACTGCCATCGGAGCTATCTGTGCGGCAAAACAAACGCCTAATACGAGACGCAATTCAGGGTGTTTCATGTGGCGATCCTTCCGGTACTGAATGTCGAGCGGTTTGTGTGTTGCGCGAAATCCGCCCTCAGTAGTGAAGTGGCACAGGATGCGCGGATTATTCCGCGCCTGCTACTTTTTCTGCGAAAGAATGCAAAAGACGCGCCAATCAGGGATTTGGTTCCCCACTCAGTCATCAATTGTTCTTAGTCGATCCCTATAGTCGTCATGCAATACGAGACATGAGGTTTCATAACGCCGTGCTTAACGATGCTCGACGAGAACCGCCTGAAATACCGGCGCTGATTCATGACTCGTCCTTAATAAGACCTCATTTATCACTTACCCGCACTAAAACGGTAGGTAATACCGAAATACGAATACGTGAGGGGCGCCCCATGATCATTGGCCGACAGCAGGCTCCCCGGAAAGAGGTGTGCAACTCCGGCATTTACGACCCAGTAATGGTGGAACACATATTTTGCTGACGCATCAAAGGCGTCGCCAATTCCGCTGGTGGCAAAGCCATGGGTTGGAGCGTGCACTACAACTCCTGCTCCAGTGTTATAAACACTGTCAAACCGTGAAGCGACGCCAATGGCTTCCCCCTGGAACAACAGCGAGAGATTCTTTGTCGGCCCAAGGTCGAGATTGACTCTTCGCTGCTCGATGTTCTGGAAGCCAAAGAGATCAAAGAGGCCAAAAGCGTTGTGGTCACTGGGATATTGCTGATCGTAGGTGCCGATGCGGTTGGGGTTCCGATGAGGGTTGCCGGTGGCGTAGTCATACTCTCCGCCAAGCCGGGGCTTCCACGGAAGAGAATCAAACAGATGGGAGACCTTTACAATACCTGCGCCGGCATGAATAGAGTCGTTCGAGTAACTGCCGCGCTGCAGGTCTCCTAAAATGTCGTACTCAAACCCCGCAGGGAGACGGCCCTCCGTTTCAGCTCCGAATGTTGTCTCTACCTCTGAGCCGTAGATTCCCTGTTGGCTCTCCACACGCGGCAAGGCTCTGACCAGAACAAATGGCTGGAGCACGGTATTTGGAATCCACGAACCGATGGTTCCATAGACGCCGTGAAAGGTCAGCCCTGCCCCGTGCGTATCCAGCGAAGTAGGATTAATCTTAACGACCGAGGTACTGAAGATGTCGACGTTGTTCTTGTCCGTTCTGTCACCAAAATGTCCAAAGAATCCATCCCAGCTTCTACTGACATTGGTGAAGTCGCTGATTCCGACGACGCGTTCACTGCCGTACCGCAACTCCTTCCGGCCTGCGTACAGCCGAAAATTATTGTCTTCGTTGTGGTATTCAAGATAGCCCTGGCGCAGATCGAAGGCGTCGCGCATAGTCGGTCCGACAATGTTCACTGGCAACCCTAAAGCGTGTGCGTCAATGAACTGCGCATAGCCAGTGAGGTGGGAGGTAGGGCGAACTGTGAGTCCGCCATAAATGCGGGTCAGGTCGTAGATCCGGTCATTGCCTGGGGTATATTGATAGGAGGTAAAGTCCTCGGTGCGGAGCCTGATCTGCCCATCCAGACTCAGCCAGGAAGGAATGTCATCCTGTTTCCATTGCTCAACCCCGCCTCGGGTCCGCGGGTAATCCGCGTAGGTCTGTGTCTGGGCATATGACATCAAGCACGGCGCCATGCAGACGGCCAACAGGCCGAGCATGCGGAATCGCTTATAGAAATGCAGCCTGGCCGGGGTTGAAAAGTCCTTTGAGAAAAATGGCTCTGCCTCTTCCGTGGCAGCACTTCTGTCATTTGTCGAGATCGTGAATCGGGGGAAGTTCAACATACTTTACCTTTCATTGGATTAGTAAACGAATCGCGGTGGTCGTCATCACTGCCATTGAGACAGACGAAATCCTCCTCCACGGATAACTCCGGTGGACCAGCAGGGACGAGATGAAGGGTGGCGTAAACTTCTACTTGGCTCTCTTAGCTCCAGGCACGCATCTATTGCAGCCAGGAGCTATGTCATTGAAAGAGATACCTGCATTGGATTCGCCTAAATCCAGGCTTTGGCACCCAACGCCAGATCTACAGTCACCGCATAGGTGCAGTACATGAGCCAGACACCAGTAATAAGCTGAAACAAACCAATAATGCGATTACCTGAATTCCAAGACAATAAGCGGGTGGGAACTTCGGTGGCATAGATCAAGGTTAGGCCGACAAAGATGATCATCACGGGAATGTCTCCGGACCGCCAAAAAACGTCGACGCCCAGAATGCTGAGAAACAGGAATGCTATGGCCATCCAACCATCGAGCTGTGCGGCGGAGCCGATATATCGCCGATGGGCCATCGCGAACCAGTGAATGCCGTAAGCCGTGAACGCGAGGCCTGCCATATACAAAGGAGCCGCATTGCGGAAGACGTTAAACCACGTCAATCCGGTCAGCAGGTAGATGCCGGTGAGGAACTGCATGAAGCCCGGCATCCAGAAACCCCATAACCCCATGGATCGGTTGACCTCGGGACTGGTCTTAGGAAACCCAAGCAAGGCTTGGCCACCCCAGATAAAGTAGCCAGTACCCAAGCCGAAAAAGCCGATAGCGACCGGCACAAAGGGAGAACTTGCAAACGTGAGTGTTTGCGTTTCCATTCTGTAAGACCTCTTAAGAATTGTGAGTTAATAGTTGTGTCGATAACTGCGGTGCGGAATGACTACTGTGAGTCCTTCAGCATCGCCATAAGATGAGCGGCTATCCTGCAATCACCACCTGCTTCTCTGCAGGGAACTTCCGGATGGTTGCCTCATCGATGTTTAGGTGTGCAGTCACCATCTCAGGAGGGAGCCGTCTGATCCAGTTGTTCATGGAGAAGTCCATGTATTGGTCGGCCTTGAACATTTCGAGAAAGACGAGATCGGTATCGCCCGTATTCTCGATGTAATGACCGGCTACGGGCGGTATAAAACCAACGTCATTCGCGTTGAAGTCCATTGTGCGAGCCCTGTCTGGAGGCATGAATACAGTCATACGGCCCTTGCCTGCCAGATAGAACTGCCATTCAGAGGCATTTGGATGCCAATGCAATTCGCGCAATGCTCCTGGCTTGAGGGTGACCAGTCCGGCCGCTATGTTCTTCGAGACTGGAAAGTTGCGGGAGTCGACGATACGGACCTCGCCTCCAGATGTTTTCTTTGTTGGTGGCATCGCCGCCATTTTGAAGGTGTACTGGATGGGAGACTCGACACTCCTCCCGCCAATGGCCGCTTTATCCCGCGCCAACGATGCCGGAAGATCGGCGGGAAAGATATAGAGTTCTTCTTTTGGGAGCTTTGCGATGGCGCTTTGAT from Acidicapsa acidisoli encodes:
- a CDS encoding RES family NAD+ phosphorylase — translated: MSLPLTRVRRHNTHRLIQSKYSPREDSVLALIANNGDHLAHIFDFDNATNDRLLAEHQLLPGISAQELVAEVPYASVVNAAYTHARPEGSRFNGPDRGAWYAAFDVRTSQAEVAFHKSVALAEISRFVDNVTYDDYLADFNSDFHDLRSASEKQDCLDPNSYVASQTLALELLESGSHGILYASVRRPKGICVCCFRPALITNVRKGPTYQFIWDGMPTPTITRL
- a CDS encoding MbcA/ParS/Xre antitoxin family protein; translated protein: MATLAYPVTRYSPPELVDLSSREQRERLSASGLKALFNIADRWKLRAEDVRELLGGVANGSYFEMKKHPESKVLDADQMFRISYVIGIFKALHILHSEQLADEWVKLPNSNRIFGGRTPLEYMTRGGVPAMQIVRRLLDARRGGL
- a CDS encoding c-type cytochrome, giving the protein MRNKLFCNECHFQSGTAAYAAPMIDMARLFPMFNKRAGHAISLQNRIRECFSRSEAGKPLPLDSPQMNALVA
- a CDS encoding substrate-binding domain-containing protein, with translation MFIGGNQLFVLPQLVAAFERQHPELMGHIYYETLPPGILRRQIAADDTLTLDNLTIQVKPDVYEAGVRAVRQMELNGKLSGVVEYATNDLEIMVPAGNPKHIESLKDLVRPDIRLSMPNPKWEGVTNQIVASLRKVGGEKLYQAVYQNKVKNGQTILTEIHHRQTPMRIMSKQVDAGVTWASEVRFQMRIGNPIQGVEIPENQNVTAIDAGGVMNNAPHPMAAAQWLAFLKSPEAQDVYHQYGFRSLPALSH
- a CDS encoding RNA polymerase sigma factor is translated as MSTTDVIVNESICEAVLVSEARAGRHDAFDELCRRYSSRLMGSIRRLLQDRCDAEDALQETFLSVFTHLKNFQGRSSLSTWMTRVAVNAALSRLRKSRGTMVSIDEAGEESGLALSSVLQDGALDAERRLIQAQQEELLAKAIAQLPSLLRSVLELRIRDGYSGKQIAAKMDISESAVKSRLGRAYLLLREGQYSGAHAFPRPAAPRCRLSPI
- a CDS encoding alginate export family protein, whose translation is MLNFPRFTISTNDRSAATEEAEPFFSKDFSTPARLHFYKRFRMLGLLAVCMAPCLMSYAQTQTYADYPRTRGGVEQWKQDDIPSWLSLDGQIRLRTEDFTSYQYTPGNDRIYDLTRIYGGLTVRPTSHLTGYAQFIDAHALGLPVNIVGPTMRDAFDLRQGYLEYHNEDNNFRLYAGRKELRYGSERVVGISDFTNVSRSWDGFFGHFGDRTDKNNVDIFSTSVVKINPTSLDTHGAGLTFHGVYGTIGSWIPNTVLQPFVLVRALPRVESQQGIYGSEVETTFGAETEGRLPAGFEYDILGDLQRGSYSNDSIHAGAGIVKVSHLFDSLPWKPRLGGEYDYATGNPHRNPNRIGTYDQQYPSDHNAFGLFDLFGFQNIEQRRVNLDLGPTKNLSLLFQGEAIGVASRFDSVYNTGAGVVVHAPTHGFATSGIGDAFDASAKYVFHHYWVVNAGVAHLFPGSLLSANDHGAPLTYSYFGITYRFSAGK